A genomic region of Glycine max cultivar Williams 82 chromosome 15, Glycine_max_v4.0, whole genome shotgun sequence contains the following coding sequences:
- the GLYI-20 gene encoding putative lactoylglutathione lyase: MKENVGNPLHLKSVNHISLICTSVKESINFYQNLLGFFPIRRPGSFDFDGAWLFGYGIGIHLLQAEDPDNVPRKTKINPKDNHISFQCESMGAVEKKLGEMEIEYVHATVEEGGIKVDQLFFHDPDGFMIEICNCDSLPVIPLAASGNNNGMVRSCSRLNLQILQQIHQFLNQ; this comes from the exons ATGAAAGAAAACGTAGGAAACCCTCTGCACCTAAAGTCTGTGAACCATATCTCTCTCATCTGTACCTCCGTGAAAGAATCTATCAACTTCTACCAGAACCTTCTCGGATTTTTTCCCATCAGGAGGCCGGGATCATTTGATTTTGACGGGGCATG GCTATTCGGATACGGAATTGGAATTCACTTGCTGCAAGCCGAGGACCCCGACAACGTTCCAAGAAAGACGAAAATTAATCCAAAAGATAACCATATATCATTCCAG TGTGAAAGCATGGGGGCAGTGGAGAAGAAGCTTGGGGAGATGGAGATTGAATACGTGCATGCAACGGTAGAGGAAGGAGGGATTAAAGTGGATCAGTTGTTTTTTCATGACCCAGATGGGTTCATGATTGAGATATGCAATTGTGATAGCCTTCCCGTGATCCCCTTAGCAGCGAGTGGCAATAACAATGGCATGGTCAGATCATGCTCCAGACTCAaccttcaaattcttcaacagatACACCAATTTCTCAACCAATAG
- the LOC100306710 gene encoding putative peptide deformylase produces MEVVRRVVPKVLEKGVVMSRREMSSGSGWLAGKLAKIVKAGEAVLHSRAEEVEAIEIKSERVQKIIDDMVRVMRKAPGVGLAAPQIGIPLRIIVLEDKIQYMAYYSNQELKAQDRTPFDLLVILNPKLKNTTTRTALFFEGCLSVPGYSAVVERYLDVEVAGFDRYGEPIKINATGWQARILQHECDHLDGTLYVDKMVPRTFRAPENSYKPLAHGCPKLGPR; encoded by the exons ATGGAAGTGGTGCGGCGGGTGGTTCCGAAGGTGTTGGAAAAGGGCGTCGTAATGAGTCGGAGGGAGATGAGCTCAGGTTCGGGTTGGTTGGCGGGAAAGTTGGCGAAAATAGTGAAAGCCGGAGAGGCTGTTCTGCACTCGCGAGCCGAAGAAGTTGAGGCCATTGAAATCAAGTCAGAGAGAGTGCAGAAGATCATCGACGACATGGTCCGCGTTATGAGAAAAGCACCTGGAGTTGGCCTCGCTGCCCCACAGATTGGAATCCCCTTAAGGATTATTGTTTTGGAAGACAAAATCCAATATATGGCTTATTATTCAAACCAAGAGCTCAAGGCACAAGATAGAACACCTTTTGATCTTTTGGTCATCCTCAATCCCAAGCTAAAGAACACCACCACCAGGACTGCCCTATTCTTTGAAGGCTGCTTGAG TGTTCCTGGATATAGTGCTGTGGTAGAGCGGTACCTTGATGTTGAGGTTGCAGGTTTTGATCGTTACGGTGAACCCATCAAAATAAATGCAACTGGTTGGCAGGCCCGGATTTTACAACATGAGTGTGATCACCTGGATGGAACACTGTATGTTGATAAGATGGTACCTAGAACTTTCAGAGCTCCAGAAAACAGTTATAAGCCTCTTGCCCATGGGTGCCCCAAACTTGGCCCTCGCTAA